The Papaver somniferum cultivar HN1 chromosome 6, ASM357369v1, whole genome shotgun sequence genome segment GCAGTCATAATACTTTAGTACCATCACCTACAGTTGCAATATGGAAACCCTATGATAGTCCATATATTATTGTTAATTGTGATGCCTCTTATGATGAAAATACTGGTCTAACAAGTATTGGTTTGATTCTCCGTGATTTTGCAGGTAACTGGAACGGATGTCGTGCAAAACACTATGCAGGAGTAGAAGATTCGGAAAGAGCATAATGCTTAGCTGTCCATGAAGCTGTGGTCTGGTGTATGGAATTACAAATCTCACACGCAATGTTTGAGACAGATTTGAAGAATATTGACAGCTTCATCAACAATGCATCACCTGTCATAGCATGGGAAAACGAGGGCATTCTGCAAGATGTTATTCATATTATGAAGTGGTTCCCAAACTGGAAGTATCGTTTTATTTCTAGAAAGTGCAATAAACCTGCAGATGAAACTTGTAAAGTTCAGCAGGAAGTCTATTATAACTCAGGTCTGGCTTGATAACCCCCCTGATGTAGTTAGTAGCTTGCTTGTGTCAGACAATATTTCTTTCCACAATTAATAATATTCCATTGTTCGcatcaaaaaaaaaggataaagagCTAGAAAGGTGGCACAAGCAATCTCAATCAAGACTTGCTAGCGAGTTCAAAGAAGTTGCCGCGCTGTTTGACACAAATAAAAAATCTGTCAAAAAAGATGCCGTTGAAAGATCAGTCCTGGATGGTGTTACTTTGGAGAAGGTTGCAAGTGAAGAGATCGAGCCTTTAAAGTTAACTGACATCATAGTTCGTACCAATGGGGGATGGAAATGTAGAGATACCATCGGCACCCTTGAATCACATGTAAATGGGTTCCGATTTTCAACCTCCGGTGCCCATTTCCAGATTGAGTTTTTGCATAAGAATGTAAAGCATGGTTTCATCCAAGTCAAAAAGGAATCAAAAAGGACAATATGATCTTGCACTTGCACTTGTACACCAACATCATGGTGGGGACTGAAAATACGAGAGCAGGATATCCAATTTCACTGGCACAGACTTTAGTCGGAAGGAAGAGACCTGCTAATGACTCGGATAAGGTTGAGAAAAAGAACCAAAACAGGGACATGGGTATGCGAAAGAGAACCGACATGGGTATTATGAATATTTTCCAGGAATTTATCTTTAGAGTCGATGATTTATGGGACAGGCTGATGCCTTGGGGCAACTGGTGTTGTTGGACATGAGCCCACCTGCCAAAGGTGCATTTTAAAATACAGCTTAATACATTTGAGTTATAGATGGTCATAATACAACATTCACCTAAATTCTTTGACTGAGACATGCCAGTCAATTCCAGTTTTTGCAGAGGCCATAGATTCTGATGGCATTTCACAAACTGAATTAATAATACAGTCATAAAAACAAATTCCATTCcataaaaataacaataataataatacaaacctCAGAAGGTAGCACTCTTACTAATAAAACAGAAGACAAAACAACACTAACTATGTTATACTAGCAAAGCTCGGATATCACACACTATATTTCCATTTTCACCAACGCATTAGAAGTGACAACTGTTTCTGGTGACGCTGCATACTTAAGCCAGTCCTTTGCACAAATAAGGGACTCCACTGTCTCAGGTCGCAGTGAACTTCGGTACTGATCCAGCTCTTTAATTCCAGTGAAAAATACAGATTCAGGAGGAACAGATGAAACCGGGATAGACAAGATATCACGAGCCATCCTGGAGAGTATGGGGTACTTGAGGTGATTTATTTTCCACCAACTCAAGATGTCAAAATCCATTGCCCTGGGCAATAAAGACTCCTCTAAATACTGATCCAGTTCAGACTTTGTTTGTTGAGTGCTGGACATCTCTGATATGAACATATCAAAGTCCAAAAGATCATCTTCACAAGAGAGAAGGGGCCCCCCGGAGGTTACCTGCATTCCTTCTTCAGTCTTGACCATTTCTCCACCATCGTGTTCATCATTGGCTGTTAGTGGGACAGAAGGTTGCATTTCATATTCAGAAAAGAGTTCATGAATTCCATCATCGACGATCCTCAAATGATTGGCAGAATCCTCTCCATAGATCTTCTGGAAGCTGAActcaacaagtttcatcttgAATCGAGGATCCATAGCCACAGTAAATGCTAAAACAAGGAAGCACATGTTCCAGTATTTATCGATCTTTTCTTTTAGTGGCCTTGTAAGATTGCTGATGGACGGATCTTCACTATTGGATGCATGGCTGAGCTCTAGATGAACTTTCCAGACTTCGTGGAAGTAGAGATTAGACGTTGGATACGAAGTACCTGTCAACATATTTGCAGCATTGTAGAAAAGTCTCAGGTAGACGCACAGAGTCTCGATTTGTTTCCATTCATCTGTGGATGGTTCTATTTTATAATCTGGATCAGCAGTGTCCAGACATGAAAACACTTCCCTTAATTCCATAGCTGCTACAAGCATGAGATACGTTGTGTTCCACTGTGTTTTATCATCCAGGATCAGATCTTTTGAGCTTGGAACTTGAAGTTGTTCTTTGAGTTCCATGAACATTTCGTCGTGAATCATGGATGTCTTCACATATTTTACACTTTCCCTCACTTTGCTTATTACTTCCTGCTTTGAATTTAATGCATCTGTTGCCATGCTGCTTAAAACATGCGCATAGCAATGCTCAATCAAAAGCTGACCCTTCAGTATAAGTGGGTTTTTGATAGAGAGGTAACCTCTGAGACTTGCTGTATTAGTGTCGCTTGACATGGATTTCTTCAACGTTATGGAAAATAGCTTGTTTTCCAAACCCCAATCACCGAGACATACTCCAATTGCATGACTAAGAGCATCTCCACTGTGAGGGGACGGAACCATGACAACATTAAGAATCCGTCTGTGCAATTTCCAGTTTTTATCAATGAAATGTCCCGTGAGGAAAACATAACCCAGAGTTTGATTCGACATATACATGTCCACAGTAAGACTGATCTTCCCAGGAAGTCCTTCTAGTAGCTTCACAAGATTTTGCTTCTCTCTAAGGTACAGTGCCACACAATCTCCTTGAACAGTGCTGAAATTCCCCATGTTAAACTGAGGTTGGAGTGTCCGGATGAAAGATGCAAAAGTAGGATGCTCTACCATGTGAAGTGGATAGTCATTCATTATAATCATCTTTGCAATTTCTTGACGGGGAACATCTGGATCAAATGGAACTGGGGTGAAAGAAGATCCTCTGCGACGTTTTCTTGATGGAATAGAAGCACTTCCAGACACGCCATTTTCAGGTGTATATGGCGTCAGCTGAGTGTGTGGAGTGTTTCTTCCCTCTCTCCGGCGAAGGCAGGTCCCTTGAGCAATATGTCTTTTCAGGTGGCTTGTCCCTGCAAACTTGGAACCATTACTATAGGCAAATGATTGCTTGCACTGCTTACAGAGTGCTCTAGTGCATCCAGCACTTACATTTTCCACAGTAAAGTGTTCCCAGACTACAGACTTCTTTCTCCTACGCTTGCTAGGTTGGGCATCTGCAGTTACTAGCTGCAACCCGTTATTCTCAGTTTCTAGCTGCAACCCGTTATTCTCATTAATCTCGGTATTCTCATTAATCTCATTATCCTCCTTAATCTCGTTATTCTCAGCAGTCTCAGTAATATTCTCAGTAGTCTCAGTATTCTCAAGAGTGCTAGCCATCTGAAAAAGAAGTCATCAAGTAATATAAGCTTACAAGATTGCATATGGATAACCAAAACTCATAGCCATCTGAGAGAGTCAGGTAAAATATCAATGAACCAAaactcataatcatcatcacaaCAACCCATACAAACACAAGTAGATGATAATCAAATACTCAAACAAAAAAAGTAAGGATGAGCAAAACCCACACACAAACCCAGAAAACAACCAAGAATCTGGATGACCCAAGATTGAGCATACAAATCTAAGAGGATACAACATGCTTCTCCAGTGGATTTGATTCATTAGAAGTTAGAACCATCCCATCAACAACACAAGACTGGAAGTCCGACATGGTTTATGTAAATTGGAACAACAGTTCTGAGTCGGGCTTGGGTACTAAAAGTAGATCTAAACTAGGCCTTCGAAAATATACAGACAGATCAAGTATCTTAGCCAGATCGAACAAAAATAGAAGGCAAGAAAGCCTCTGAAGGATAAAAATTTCTAAATAAAAAAGAGATTAGGGTTTGGGTTTCTTTACTTACTTTCAAAGATAGAGCTGATTATACCAGGAGAGATCTAATGGACCCGAGCTATTTCCCGTCTGCAATTTTAGGATTTTGAGAGGATGGGGGAGTGGGTGGGtggaaaatttaggtttagggtcgAGACTCGAGAGAGGATGAGTGAGAGATGTACTACTGGGCTTTGGTTTAaggagttttatttttattttattttgtacaggGAATAATAAAGTGACTAGATGGATGAGGGGGCCCACAATAAAGAGATGAAAAGGGACGGATGACTTTACTCTCGGTTTTACCACCCCAAAGAAATtacccaaaaaggaaaaaaaacaacatgtttttttaaacacaaaattggttaaaaagaccaaaatcaataattcctgggttaAAAAGACATGCAAAATTTAATATTGTTCAAAgagacgagaatgtaaaaatagtcaggatgtaaacagttttacccttcctattttcaaatatttttctttattttttaaatttacatCAGGTTGTATCTAATTTCATCCTCACTCTTTCTTaagtttaagctaggatgaatccagtttcattcttgctatttttttgggtGTTTATTTCACCcacactaatttttactcgtccattagaaccatgttttaaaaatatttggacaaatgacccattttccgttttctaAAATGGAGATTATTTTTTAAGCAAAataaatgatttttgttaaagggagagcaaaaaaaGATCCAAGGAGAGCAAAATTCATAATTGACTCACTTGAACCGATTCAATATAATCCCCTAAATTGGACCAACAAACCCTCTCTACATACACCCATGACCTATCCAAAATCTACACCCAATTTCACCACCGCCGTCAACAGGGAACACCATCACCATGACACCAATGTTAGGTCTCCGCACCTCAACTCTTTCCATTAAGGTCGTTTGTGTTTTTCTGCTCCTTCtcaattttcttttgattctatGACCATGTGCGAacttttcattcacaaaatcctTGAAACCTCAATGGACCCGAGGAGGAAGCGAAAAGCCAAAGTGATCATTGAAACCTAGACGAAAAAGTTGTAGTTATATTGATCATAGAAGAATAGGAAATTGAAGGGGAAGATGAACCTGTATGTATAGGTTAATATGTATATTGGATTTTAAAGATTGTAGATTGACTTTGGGTTCTCATAAATTATCCATCTTGCTAACTCGGCAACTTTCGGTTTTTTGCATAGACTT includes the following:
- the LOC113290022 gene encoding zinc finger BED domain-containing protein DAYSLEEPER-like; this encodes MASTLENTETTENITETAENNEIKEDNEINENTEINENNGLQLETENNGLQLVTADAQPSKRRRKKSVVWEHFTVENVSAGCTRALCKQCKQSFAYSNGSKFAGTSHLKRHIAQGTCLRRREGRNTPHTQLTPYTPENGVSGSASIPSRKRRRGSSFTPVPFDPDVPRQEIAKMIIMNDYPLHMVEHPTFASFIRTLQPQFNMGNFSTVQGDCVALYLREKQNLVKLLEGLPGKISLTVDMYMSNQTLGYVFLTGHFIDKNWKLHRRILNVVMVPSPHSGDALSHAIGVCLGDWGLENKLFSITLKKSMSSDTNTASLRGYLSIKNPLILKGQLLIEHCYAHVLSSMATDALNSKQEVISKVRESVKYVKTSMIHDEMFMELKEQLQVPSSKDLILDDKTQWNTTYLMLVAAMELREVFSCLDTADPDYKIEPSTDEWKQIETLCVYLRLFYNAANMLTGTSYPTSNLYFHEVWKVHLELSHASNSEDPSISNLTRPLKEKIDKYWNMCFLVLAFTVAMDPRFKMKLVEFSFQKIYGEDSANHLRIVDDGIHELFSEYEMQPSVPLTANDEHDGGEMVKTEEGMQVTSGGPLLSCEDDLLDFDMFISEMSSTQQTKSELDQYLEESLLPRAMDFDILSWWKINHLKYPILSRMARDILSIPVSSVPPESVFFTGIKELDQYRSSLRPETVESLICAKDWLKYAASPETVVTSNALVKMEI